A window of Gemmatimonadota bacterium genomic DNA:
CCGCGCCTCGTCGACCGTCGAGCTGATCCTGGACGATTGCCGCGTGCCGCACGATCACGTGCTGGGTGAGGTGGGACAGGGCTACAAGGTCGCGATCGAAGTGCTGAACGAGGGGCGCATCGGTATCGGCGCCCAGATGCTCGGCGCCGCCCAGGGGGCGTTGGATCATACGCTGCGCTATGTGCAGCAGCGCGAGCAGTTCGGGCGCCGCGTCGCCGACTTCCAGGGTGTGCAGTTCCAGTTGGCGCAAATGCGCACCGAGCTCGAGGCGGCGCGGCTGCTGGTCTACAACGCCGCCCGCATGAAGGAAGCCGGGCAGCCGTTTCTGGTGGAAGCAGCCATGGCCAAGCTGTATGCGTCGCAAGCCGCGCAGCGCATCGCGTCCCAATGCGTGGACCTCTTTGGCGGCTACGGCTTCACTCGCGAGTACCCGGTCGAGAAGTTCTACCGCGATGTGAAGATCGGCACGATCTATGAAGGAACCAGCAACATGCAGCTCCAGACCATTGCCAGGTATATTTTGCGCTAGTGGAACGGGATGCGGCCTTCGAGAGTTGCTTGACGGGCGGGCGCAGCGCCCGGGCGCGCGGCGGAGTAGGGCAATACAGCGCGGCTGGACGCGCAGGAAGGGGCAAAAACGCCACGATTCGGCCCGCACGGCTGGAACAAGAGTGAGTAAACGCTGGATTCGGGGGTTGGGATGAGTGCGACCACAGTGCAGGTCAGCGAGCGCGAGGCCAGAGCGGTAGCCGAGGCGGCCCGAGAAAAGGAGTGGCAGCGGCCGAGCTTCGTGGGCGAGCTGTTTCTGGGGCGGCTCCGCCTCGAGCTCATCCATCCCCATCCGCAGCCCGATCCGGAGACGGAGGCGCGCACGGCGGCCTTCCTCTCACGCCTCGACAGCTTCCTGCGCGAGCACGTCGACCCGGAGCGCATCGAGCGGGAAGACCGTGTGCCGCCCGCTGTGATCGAGGGGCTGCGCGAGCTGGGCGCTTTTGGCATCAAGATCCCCCGGGAGTACGGCGGACTCGGCCTCTCCCAGCTCGGCTACGGCCGCGCCATCGCCCGGGTCAGCACGCGTTGCGCCGCGCTGGGCGTCTGGCTTTCGGCGCACCAGTCCATCGGCGTGCCCCAGCCGCTCAAGCTGTTCGGCACCGACGAGCAGAAGAAGAGATATCTGCCCCGCCTGGCCAGGGGCGCTATCTCCGCCTTCGCCCTGACCGAGCCCGATGTGGGCTCGGATCCCGCTCGTATGAGCGCGACCGCCGAGCCGACCGACGATGGCACCGCCTTCATCCTGAACGGCGAGAAGTTGTGGTGCACGAACGGGCCCGTGGCCGAGCTCCTGGTGGTCATGGCCCGCACGCCCGCCCGTGACGGCGGCGGCCGGCGCGGTATCACCGCTTTCATCGTGGAAAGCGCCTGGCCCGGCGTCGAAGCCGTGCACCGCTGCGGCTTCATGGGGCTGCGCGGCATCGAGAATGGCGTGATCCGCTTCCGCGATGTCCGCGTGCCCCGCGAAAACATCCTGTGGAAGGAGGGAGCCGGGCTGAAGCTGGCGCTGATCACGTTGAACACCGGCCGGCTGACGATACCGGCCACCTGCGCCGCCGCTGGCAAGTGGTTCCTCAACGTCTGCCGGGAGTGGAGCAACGACCGCAAGCAGTGGGGTGCGCCGATTGGCAAGCATGACGCCATTGCGCAGAAGCTGGCGGACATGGCCGCAACCACCTTCGCCATGGAAGCAGTCGCCGAGCTGAGCGCCGCGCTCGCCGATACGGGCCGCTCGGACATCCGGTTGGAAGCCGCACTGGCTAAGCTGCACAACTCGGAGGCCGCCTGGCGCCTCGCGGACGTAGCCCTGCAGATCCGGGGCGGCCGCGGCTACGAGACCGCCGCCTCGCTGGCTGCGCGCGGCGAACCGGCGATCCCCATCGAGCGCGCCCTGCGCGACCTCCGCATCAACATGATCTTTGAAGGCTCGAGCGAGATCATGCGGCTGTTCATCGCACGCGAAGCCGTGGACCCGCATCTGCAGCGCGCCGGCGCACTGGTCGACACGGAGGCACCCGCTTCCGCCAGGGCCCGCGGCGCAGTGGCGCTCGGCGCCCACTTCGCCGGCTGGTATCCCACCCTCCTCGCCGGTTGGGGACGTTGGCCCCGCTACGCCGACTTCGGCCCGCTCGCCGCCCACGTGCGCTTTGCCGAGCGCGCCGCCCGCAAGCTCGGCCGCACGCTCTTTTATGCCATGGCCCGCTACGGGCCCAAGCTGGAGAAGAAGCAATCCGTGCTGTTCCGCCTGGTAGACGCGAGCTCCGAGATCTTTGCCATCGCCGCCACCTGCACCCGCGCGGCCATGCTGGCCCGCACTCCGGCCGCGGAGCAGGACGCTGCGACCCTGGCAGACCTCTTCTGCCGCGGCGCGCGCCGCCGCGTGCAGCAGCGCTTCCACGAGGTGTTCCACAACGATGATGCGCTCGCCTACCGCATAGCGCAGCAGTTACTGCGCGGCGAGCACCGCT
This region includes:
- a CDS encoding acyl-CoA dehydrogenase family protein, translating into MSATTVQVSEREARAVAEAAREKEWQRPSFVGELFLGRLRLELIHPHPQPDPETEARTAAFLSRLDSFLREHVDPERIEREDRVPPAVIEGLRELGAFGIKIPREYGGLGLSQLGYGRAIARVSTRCAALGVWLSAHQSIGVPQPLKLFGTDEQKKRYLPRLARGAISAFALTEPDVGSDPARMSATAEPTDDGTAFILNGEKLWCTNGPVAELLVVMARTPARDGGGRRGITAFIVESAWPGVEAVHRCGFMGLRGIENGVIRFRDVRVPRENILWKEGAGLKLALITLNTGRLTIPATCAAAGKWFLNVCREWSNDRKQWGAPIGKHDAIAQKLADMAATTFAMEAVAELSAALADTGRSDIRLEAALAKLHNSEAAWRLADVALQIRGGRGYETAASLAARGEPAIPIERALRDLRINMIFEGSSEIMRLFIAREAVDPHLQRAGALVDTEAPASARARGAVALGAHFAGWYPTLLAGWGRWPRYADFGPLAAHVRFAERAARKLGRTLFYAMARYGPKLEKKQSVLFRLVDASSEIFAIAATCTRAAMLARTPAAEQDAATLADLFCRGARRRVQQRFHEVFHNDDALAYRIAQQLLRGEHRWLEAGIIEPPSARLAG